From one Lycorma delicatula isolate Av1 chromosome 2, ASM4794821v1, whole genome shotgun sequence genomic stretch:
- the LOC142320000 gene encoding uncharacterized protein LOC142320000, which translates to MGSGGSVPNKIMYKELEPITDMHKRRLGFFRRNLEDAVFKTSETADAESEILLNDVSPLVYLNMKSNELRIKDFHTVKTKDGMVFYPCRVMIDKLTITASTKNCKRCVNNSVYDGIIKQKSSECNCANGDVRTENLVKDISSENEEKNYVCNFCHKVFNYSSNLKQHLNIHTKEKNYICNFCQKSFNRKSNLRMHLNIHTKEENYICYY; encoded by the exons ATGGGCAGTGGTGGGAGTGTGCCAAACaaaatcatgtacaaagagttagaacccattacTGATATGCATAAGAGGAGATTAGGATTCTTTCGACGTAATCTTGAGGATGCAGTATTCAAGACTTCGGAAACTGCTGatgca gaatctgagatcttattGAATGATGTTTCACCACTGGTTTatcttaatatgaaaagcaatgaacttcgaataaaagattttcacacaGTGAAGACAAAAGATGGGATGGTATTTTATCCATGTCGT gttatgaTTGATAAATTAACCATCACTGCAAGTACTAAGAATTGTAAGAGATGTGTAAATAATTCGGTatatgatggaattataaaacaaaaatccagtGAATGTAATTGTGCGAATGGCGATGTAAGAACAGAAAATTTAGTCAAGGATATAAGTAgtgaaaatgaagagaaaaattatgtttgcaatttctgccataaggtttttaattattcttctaatttaaagcaacatcttaatattcatacaaaagagaagaattatatttgtaacttctgtcaaaagtcatttaatcgcaaaagcaatttaagaatgcatcttaatattcatacaaaggaggagaattatattt gttattattga